A window from Nycticebus coucang isolate mNycCou1 chromosome X, mNycCou1.pri, whole genome shotgun sequence encodes these proteins:
- the LOC128577866 gene encoding LOW QUALITY PROTEIN: nucleolar complex protein 3 homolog (The sequence of the model RefSeq protein was modified relative to this genomic sequence to represent the inferred CDS: substituted 4 bases at 4 genomic stop codons), with amino-acid sequence MKARRNKKQLPSFRKLLKTSKVKLENKLKNEQFKQQSTLKKYRKEXRKLRQAVSDAVSKKPIPLEDPKDKHXPGKRIEREEEEEEEALPLDMMDEDDLQLMKDLGQRASFLTRDLSSSEPVHTRKRKHEHVIDKYEKIPGTLQTEPEKELIHLLPIKDKCGIIPQTREKPVIDSDKEEEDQEEEMVLEEEIIEDPIQELTIEEHLIERKKKLQEKKLHIAALASAVLSDPENNIKKLKELCSMLMEQDPDVAVTVRKLVIVSLMELFKDITPSYKIRPLTEAEKSTKIHKETQKLREFEEGLISQYKFYLENLEQMVTDXKQRKLKKSNVVSLKAYKGLAEGAVKCLCELLVALPHFNFHNNIIVLIVPLMNDMSKLISEMCCEAVKKLFKQDKLGQASLGVIKVISGFVKGRNYDVRPEMLKTFLCLRIKEVEVKKDTEDINKPKKFMTFKEKRNNLSRMQRKWKKAEEKLERELREAEASESTKKQLKLHTETLNIVFVTYFRILKKAQRSPLLPAILEGLAKFAHLINVEFFDDLLVILHTLIESGDLSYQESLHCVQTAFHILSGQGDVLNIDPMKFYTHLYKTLFKLHAGVEIVLQCLDVMLTKRRKQVSQQRAFAFIKCLCTLALHVLPNSSIGILATTRILMHTFPKTDLLLDNESQGSGVFLPELDEPEYCNTQNTALWELHALQRYYHPIVQKFVSHLIAGAPSEGSEALKPELSXRSAVELFESYSMAAMTFNPPVQSSASKIKGKNLQGDSFLNEDLNQLVKRHCNEVVTQLPLDFTKCLETSLQL; translated from the coding sequence ATGAAggcaagaagaaataagaaacagcTTCCAAGCTTTCGCAAGTTGCTAAAAACTAGTAAAGTCAAGCTTGAAAACAAGctaaaaaatgaacaatttaaacaacaaagCACTCTCAAGAAGTACCGAAAAGAAtagaggaaactaaggcaagCTGTAAGCGATGCTGTGTCTAAGAAACCAATTCCACTGGAGGACCCAAAGGATAAACATTGACCAGGTAAAAGGattgagagggaagaggaggaagaagaggaagcccTTCCATTAGATATGATGGATGAAGATGACTTACAGTTAATGAAGGATTTAGGACAAAGAGCATCTTTTCTAACAAGAGATCTTTCTTCTAGTGAACCTGTTCATACCAGGAAACGAAAGCATGAGCACGTTatagataaatatgaaaaaataccaGGAACTCTACAGACCGAACCAGAGAAGGAACTGATTCATTTGCTTCCTATCAAAGATAAATGTGGTATAATCCCACAGACCAGGGAGAAGCCAGTTATTGACAGTGACAAAGAAGAAGAGGATCAAGAAGAAGAGATGGTGCTTGAGGAAGAGATCATTGAGGATCCTATTCAAGAGCTGACCATAGAAGAACATTTGattgagagaaagaagaaactacAGGAGAAGAAACTGCATATTGCAGCCTTGGCATCTGCTGTATTATCAGAtccagaaaataatattaaaaaattgaaagaattatgtTCCATGCTGATGGAACAAGATCCTGATGTGGCTGTTACTGTCCGAAAGCTGGTGATTGTTTCTCTAATGGAGTTATTTAAAGACATTACTCCTTCATATAAAATCCGACCtctcacagaagcagaaaaatcTACCAAGATCCACAAGGAAACTCAAAAGTTGAGAGAATTTGAAGAAGGCCTGATTAGccaatacaaattttatttggaaaatctgGAGCAAATGGTTACAGATTGAAAGCAAAGGAAGCTGAAGAAAAGTAATGTAGTTTCCTTGAAAGCATACAAAGGACTGGCAGAAGGGGCTGTGAAGTGCCTGTGTGAGCTGTTGGTGGCACTACCTCATTTTAACTTCCACAACAACATTATTGTATTGATTGTCCCACTTATGAATGACATGTCAAAATTGATATCTGAAATGTGTTGTGAGGCAGTAAAGAAACTCTTTAAACAAGATAAATTAGGCCAAGCTTCTCTTGGTGTAATTAAAGTAATTTCTGGTTTTGTGAAGGGCAGAAATTATGATGTTAGGCCAGAgatgttaaaaacatttttgtgccTAAGAATCAAGGAAGTAGAAGTGAAAAAAGATACAGAAGACATTAATAAACCAAAAAAGTTTATGACttttaaggaaaagagaaacaatctatcaagaatgcagagaaagtggaaaaaagcagaagagaaactAGAACGAGAGCTACGGGAGGCAGAAGCTTCAGAGAGTACTAAGAAACAACTTAAATTGCACACAGAGACTCTGAATATTGTGTTTGTAACCTACTTCAGAATATTGAAGAAGGCCCAGAGGTCACCTCTCCTGCCAGCAATTCTAGAAGGCCTTGCCAAGTTTGCTCACCTTATAAATGTGGAGTTTTTTGATGATTTATTAGTAATTCTTCATACTCTCATTGAATCTGGAGACCTAAGCTATCAGGAAAGTCTTCACTGTGTCCAGACTGCTTTTCATATTCTTTCTGGACAAGGTGATGTTCTGAATATTGATCCAATGAAATTCTATACACATCTCTACAAAACACTGTTCAAGTTACATGCAGGTGTTGAGATTGTACTCCAGTGCCTTGATGTCATGCTGACTAAGCGCAGAAAGCAAGTTTCTCAGCAGCGAGCCTTTGCCTTCATCAAGTGCCTTTGTACCCTAGCTCTTCATGTTCTTCCAAATTCAAGCATTGGCATTTTAGCGACTACCAGAATATTAATGCATACTTTCCCCAAAACAGATTTGTTGCTTGACAATGAATCTCAGGGAAGTGGAGTTTTCCTCCCTGAGCTGGATGAGCCTGAGTACTGTAACACCCAGAACACTGCTCTGTGGGAATTGCATGCACTTCAGAGATATTATCATCCCATAGTGCAGAAATTTGTATCTCACCTGATTGCTGGAGCTCCTTCTGAAGGCTCTGAAGCCCTCAAACCAGAGTTGAGTTGAAGATCGGCTGTGGAACTGTTTGAGTCCTATAGCATGGCAGCAATGACATTTAATCCTCCTGTTCAATCTTCAGCCTCCAAAATTAAGGGTAAAAATTTACAAGGGGATTCCTTTTTGAATGAAGATTTAAATCAGTTGGTCAAAAGACATTGCAATGAAGTCGTTACTCAGTTGCCTTTGGATTTCACCAAATGTTTGGAAACATCACTGCAATTGTAG